The proteins below are encoded in one region of Danio rerio strain Tuebingen ecotype United States chromosome 12, GRCz12tu, whole genome shotgun sequence:
- the slc16a6a gene encoding solute carrier family 16 member 6a isoform X1: MAQWIFRLRSCFGSKVYSEVPDGGWGWIVAVAFFLVEVFTYGVIKSFGIFLKDLMSDFNETNSRVSWIISICVFVMTFTAPLSTVLSNRFGFQPVVMFGGFLISLGTISTAFTSSINQMYLTIGIVTGLGYCLTFLPTVTILSQYFSRRRSVVTAMASTGESFAIFAFAPAFTALKNYIGWRYTFVVIGTLQGITIICGALLHPIVIKPTSQTETEQKITYTLPGEQVQGFGSSGDSVVQSLEQEQGLKSGIELEEVEPVQVNPKQQDNTSKNRLLDLTVLKEGGFLCYSAFGLFATLGFFAPQLYVVELSASLGTERDKAAYMLSTMAISEIFGRLSIGWVMNCGCIRKIFVLLICVSLMCLVLVLFTIVNGFWGLVVCCVLYGFLLGNIASTHIPMLAEDDVVGIQRMPLAVGVYVCIQSFAGLAGPPLGGVLVDITQNYSAAFYSCAAGMGLGAIFLGLVRPAKTGHLCRRRKNGENNSAVEQVSKSSQRNC, from the exons ATGGCACAGTGGATTTTCCGACTGAGAAGTTGCTTTGGCTCTAAAGTTTATTCCGAGGTCCCAGATGGTGGTTGGggtt GGATTGTGGCTGTGGCGTTTTTCCTGGTGGAGGTGTTCACTTATGGGGTTATCAAAAGTTTTGGAATCTTCCTTAAGGACCTAATGAGTGACTTTAATGAAACAAACAGCCGAGTATCATGGATCATTTCAATATGTGTCTTTGTTATGACTTTCACAG CTCCTCTATCAACCGTGCTGAGTAATCGATTTGGCTTCCAGCCTGTTGTGATGTTTGGAGGGTTTCTCATATCTCTGGGCACAATCTCAACAGCATTCACCAGCTCTATCAATCAGATGTACCTTACTATTGGGATTGTGACTG GACTGGGTTATTGTTTGACATTTCTACCAACCGTCACAATCTTGTCCCAGTACTTCAGCAGGCGTCGTTCTGTGGTCACAGCCATGGCATCCACTGGAGAGTCATTTGCTATATTTGCTTTTGCTCCAG CATTCACAGCTCTTAAGAACTACATCGGCTGGAGGTACACATTTGTGGTGATTGGGACGTTACAGGGCATCACTATCATCTGTGGAGCTTTACTTCATCCCATAGTTATCAAACCAACATCTCAGACAGAAACTGAGCAGAAGATCACCTATACCCTCCCTGGAGAACAAGTGCAAGGTTTTGGGAGCTCTGGAGATTCAGTTGTACAGTCGCTTGAGCAAGAACAGGGCCTCAAATCTGGGATTGAACTGGAAGAAGTGGAACCAGTACAGGTTAATCCAAAACAACAGGACAATACAAGTAAAAATAGGCTCTTGGATTTGACAGTGCTAAAAGAAGGCGGTTTTTTGTGTTATTCAGCCTTTGGGCTCTTTGCAACATTGGGCTTTTTTGCGCCACAGCTGTATGTGGTGGAGCTGAGTGCCAGTTTGGGAACTGAGAGGGACAAGGCTGCCTATATGCTGTCAACAATGGCCATCTCAGAGATCTTTGGACGTCTTTCTATCGGATGGGTCATGAATTGTGGATGCATCAGGAAGATCTTTGTTCTTCTCATATGTGTGTCACTGATGTGTCTGGTGCTGGTGTTGTTCACCATAGTAAATGGCTTCTGGGGACTGGTGGTGTGCTGTGTGCTTTATGGCTTCTTACTCGGAAATATCGCTTCCACACACATCCCAATGCTGGCAGAGGATGACGTTGTAGGAATCCAGAGGATGCCCTTAGCTGTTGGTGTCTACGTCTGCATTCAGAGCTTTGCAGGACTGGCTGGTCCACCATTAGGAG GCGTCCTTGTGGATATTACACAAAACTACAGTGCTGCATTCTACTCCTGCGCTGCAGGAATGGGATTAGGTGCCATTTTCCTTGGGCTTGTACGTCCAGCCAAGACAGGTCATCTTTGCAGAAGGAGGAAAAATGGAGAGAATAACTCTGCGGTGGAGCAAGTGTCTAAATCAAGCCAGAGGAATTGCTAG
- the slc16a6a gene encoding solute carrier family 16 member 6a isoform X3, producing MASTGESFAIFAFAPAFTALKNYIGWRYTFVVIGTLQGITIICGALLHPIVIKPTSQTETEQKITYTLPGEQVQGFGSSGDSVVQSLEQEQGLKSGIELEEVEPVQVNPKQQDNTSKNRLLDLTVLKEGGFLCYSAFGLFATLGFFAPQLYVVELSASLGTERDKAAYMLSTMAISEIFGRLSIGWVMNCGCIRKIFVLLICVSLMCLVLVLFTIVNGFWGLVVCCVLYGFLLGNIASTHIPMLAEDDVVGIQRMPLAVGVYVCIQSFAGLAGPPLGGVLVDITQNYSAAFYSCAAGMGLGAIFLGLVRPAKTGHLCRRRKNGENNSAVEQVSKSSQRNC from the exons ATGGCATCCACTGGAGAGTCATTTGCTATATTTGCTTTTGCTCCAG CATTCACAGCTCTTAAGAACTACATCGGCTGGAGGTACACATTTGTGGTGATTGGGACGTTACAGGGCATCACTATCATCTGTGGAGCTTTACTTCATCCCATAGTTATCAAACCAACATCTCAGACAGAAACTGAGCAGAAGATCACCTATACCCTCCCTGGAGAACAAGTGCAAGGTTTTGGGAGCTCTGGAGATTCAGTTGTACAGTCGCTTGAGCAAGAACAGGGCCTCAAATCTGGGATTGAACTGGAAGAAGTGGAACCAGTACAGGTTAATCCAAAACAACAGGACAATACAAGTAAAAATAGGCTCTTGGATTTGACAGTGCTAAAAGAAGGCGGTTTTTTGTGTTATTCAGCCTTTGGGCTCTTTGCAACATTGGGCTTTTTTGCGCCACAGCTGTATGTGGTGGAGCTGAGTGCCAGTTTGGGAACTGAGAGGGACAAGGCTGCCTATATGCTGTCAACAATGGCCATCTCAGAGATCTTTGGACGTCTTTCTATCGGATGGGTCATGAATTGTGGATGCATCAGGAAGATCTTTGTTCTTCTCATATGTGTGTCACTGATGTGTCTGGTGCTGGTGTTGTTCACCATAGTAAATGGCTTCTGGGGACTGGTGGTGTGCTGTGTGCTTTATGGCTTCTTACTCGGAAATATCGCTTCCACACACATCCCAATGCTGGCAGAGGATGACGTTGTAGGAATCCAGAGGATGCCCTTAGCTGTTGGTGTCTACGTCTGCATTCAGAGCTTTGCAGGACTGGCTGGTCCACCATTAGGAG GCGTCCTTGTGGATATTACACAAAACTACAGTGCTGCATTCTACTCCTGCGCTGCAGGAATGGGATTAGGTGCCATTTTCCTTGGGCTTGTACGTCCAGCCAAGACAGGTCATCTTTGCAGAAGGAGGAAAAATGGAGAGAATAACTCTGCGGTGGAGCAAGTGTCTAAATCAAGCCAGAGGAATTGCTAG
- the slc16a6a gene encoding solute carrier family 16 member 6a (The RefSeq protein has 19 substitutions compared to this genomic sequence): protein MAQWIFRLRSCFGSKVYSEVPDGGWGWIVAVALFLVEVFTYGVIKSFGIFLKDLMSDFNETNSRVSWIISICVFVMTFTAPLSTMLSNRFGFQPVVMFGGFLISLGTISTAFTSSINQMYLTIGIATGLGYCLTFLPTATILSQYFSRRRSVVMAMASTGESFATFAFAPAFTALKNYIGRRYTLVVIGTLQGITIICGALLRPIVIKPTSLTETEQKITYTLPVEQVQGFGSSGDSVVQSLEQEQGLKSGIELEEVEPVQINLKQQDNTSKNRLLDLTVLKEGSFLCYSAFGLFATLGFFAPQLYVVELSASLGTERDKAAYMLSIMAISEIIGRLSIGWVMNCGCIRKIFVLLICVSLMCLVLVLFTIVNGFWGLVVCCVLYGFLLGNITSTHIPMLAEDDVVGIQRMPLAVGVYVCIQSFAGLAGPPLGGVLVDITQNYSAAFYSCAAGMGLGAIFLGLVRPAKTGHLCRRRNNGENNSAVEQVSKASQRNC from the exons ATGGCACAGTGGATTTTCCGACTGAGAAGTTGCTTTGGCTCTAAAGTTTATTCCGAGGTCCCAGATGGTGGTTGGg GTTGGATTGTGGCTGTGGCGTTTTTCCTGGTGGAGGTGTTCACTTATGGGGTTATCAAAAGTTTTGGAATCTTCCTTAAGGACCTAATGAGTGACTTTAATGAAACAAACAGCCGAGTATCATGGATCATTTCAATATGTGTCTTTGTTATGACTTTCACAG CTCCTCTATCAACCGTGCTGAGTAATCGATTTGGCTTCCAGCCTGTTGTGATGTTTGGAGGGTTTCTCATATCTCTGGGCACAATCTCAACAGCATTCACCAGCTCTATCAATCAGATGTACCTTACTATTGGGATTGTGACTG GACTGGGTTATTGTTTGACATTTCTACCAACCGTCACAATCTTGTCCCAGTACTTCAGCAGGCGTCGTTCTGTGGTCACAGCCATGGCATCCACTGGAGAGTCATTTGCTATATTTGCTTTTGCTCCAG CATTCACAGCTCTTAAGAACTACATCGGCTGGAGGTACACATTTGTGGTGATTGGGACGTTACAGGGCATCACTATCATCTGTGGAGCTTTACTTCATCCCATAGTTATCAAACCAACATCTCAGACAGAAACTGAGCAGAAGATCACCTATACCCTCCCTGGAGAACAAGTGCAAGGTTTTGGGAGCTCTGGAGATTCAGTTGTACAGTCGCTTGAGCAAGAACAGGGCCTCAAATCTGGGATTGAACTGGAAGAAGTGGAACCAGTACAGGTTAATCCAAAACAACAGGACAATACAAGTAAAAATAGGCTCTTGGATTTGACAGTGCTAAAAGAAGGCGGTTTTTTGTGTTATTCAGCCTTTGGGCTCTTTGCAACATTGGGCTTTTTTGCGCCACAGCTGTATGTGGTGGAGCTGAGTGCCAGTTTGGGAACTGAGAGGGACAAGGCTGCCTATATGCTGTCAACAATGGCCATCTCAGAGATCTTTGGACGTCTTTCTATCGGATGGGTCATGAATTGTGGATGCATCAGGAAGATCTTTGTTCTTCTCATATGTGTGTCACTGATGTGTCTGGTGCTGGTGTTGTTCACCATAGTAAATGGCTTCTGGGGACTGGTGGTGTGCTGTGTGCTTTATGGCTTCTTACTCGGAAATATCGCTTCCACACACATCCCAATGCTGGCAGAGGATGACGTTGTAGGAATCCAGAGGATGCCCTTAGCTGTTGGTGTCTACGTCTGCATTCAGAGCTTTGCAGGACTGGCTGGTCCACCATTAGGAG GCGTCCTTGTGGATATTACACAAAACTACAGTGCTGCATTCTACTCCTGCGCTGCAGGAATGGGATTAGGTGCCATTTTCCTTGGGCTTGTACGTCCAGCCAAGACAGGTCATCTTTGCAGAAGGAGGAAAAATGGAGAGAATAACTCTGCGGTGGAGCAAGTGTCTAAATCAAGCCAGAGGAATTGCTAG
- the amz2 gene encoding LOW QUALITY PROTEIN: archaemetzincin-2 (The sequence of the model RefSeq protein was modified relative to this genomic sequence to represent the inferred CDS: inserted 2 bases in 2 codons; deleted 1 base in 1 codon; substituted 1 base at 1 genomic stop codon) produces MQVIKRLERLLTALLSTQKDLIESYQQFSRAEKTLLDGGLQPANSFFSPITVHSDSNWNPAHPENPQDFQSFYMSPYCRTPPSVHNTIHIQTIGSFGDEAAVAEQCVEWLKDYCQTFYYGLAVKLFPPVTVASSDCSFVSNSNTHHLQLHAGELMAFLKKRKPIDAFCIVGITMIDLYPKESWNFVFGQSCLSHGMGVFSFARYDDDFYKLSYAGXLKKRIKLKXGDYSMFENYYTPSLTSTLLLHSCKTLTHEIGHIFGMQHCQWVNCIMQGSNHLKESDCRPLDLCPICLRKLQSALSFKIADRYKALLHWIEDGADGLKTQKPXQAFQEYTHWFYKCLQILEGEAS; encoded by the exons ATGCAGGTTATTAAGAGGCTTGAGAGGCTGCTCACGGCCCTCTTGTCCACACAGAAAGATCTAATCGAATCATACCAACAGTTCAGCCGAGCAGAAAAGACACTTTTAGATGGAGGACTCCAGCCTGCTAATTCATTTTTCAGCCCCATCACTGTTCACTCCGACTCAAACTGGAATCCTGCCCATCCAGAGAATCCTCAAGACTTTCAGAGCTTTTACATGAGCCCTTACTGCCGTACTCCACCCAGCGTACACAATACTATCCACATTCAAACTATTG GCTCTTTTGGAGATGAAGCGGCTGTGGCTGAGCAGTGTGTTGAATGGCTAAAGGACTACTGTCAAACCTTCTATTATGGGCTGGCGGTCAAGCTTTTTCCACCAGTAACAGTTGCTTCGTCAGATTGCTCA TTTGTGAGCAACAGCAACACACACCACCTCCAGCTGCATGCAG GAGAACTGATGGCCTTCTTGAAAAAGAGAAAGCCCATCGATGCTTTTTGCATTGTGGGGATCACCATGATCGATTTGTACCCCAAGGAGTCGTGGAATTTTGTTTTTGGCCAATCTTGTCTCTCTCATG GTATGGGAGTCTTCAGCTTTGCACGGTATGATGATGATTTTTACAAGTTGAGCTATGCAG ATCTCAAGAAGAGAATAAAACTGAAGTAAGGAGACTACTCTATGTTTGAGAATTACTACACTCCTTCACTCACCAGCACTCTTCTGCTGCACTCATGCAAG ACCTTGACTCATGAGATTGGACATATTTTCGGGATGCAGCACTGCCAGTGGGTGAACTGTATCATGCAGGGCTCTAATCATTTAAAGGAGTCTGATTGTCGGCCACTTGACCTCTGCCCCATCTGTCTTCGTAAACTGCAGTCTGCCCTCAGTTTCAAAATAGCTGACCGATATAAG GCATTACTGCATTGGATTGAAGATGGAGCTGATGGACTCAAAACTCAAAAGC CACAAGCCTTTCAAGAGTACACACACTGGTTTTACAAGTGCTTACAAATATTGGAAGGTGAAGCATCATGA
- the slc16a6a gene encoding solute carrier family 16 member 6a isoform X2: MFGGFLISLGTISTAFTSSINQMYLTIGIVTGLGYCLTFLPTVTILSQYFSRRRSVVTAMASTGESFAIFAFAPAFTALKNYIGWRYTFVVIGTLQGITIICGALLHPIVIKPTSQTETEQKITYTLPGEQVQGFGSSGDSVVQSLEQEQGLKSGIELEEVEPVQVNPKQQDNTSKNRLLDLTVLKEGGFLCYSAFGLFATLGFFAPQLYVVELSASLGTERDKAAYMLSTMAISEIFGRLSIGWVMNCGCIRKIFVLLICVSLMCLVLVLFTIVNGFWGLVVCCVLYGFLLGNIASTHIPMLAEDDVVGIQRMPLAVGVYVCIQSFAGLAGPPLGGVLVDITQNYSAAFYSCAAGMGLGAIFLGLVRPAKTGHLCRRRKNGENNSAVEQVSKSSQRNC, translated from the exons ATGTTTGGAGGGTTTCTCATATCTCTGGGCACAATCTCAACAGCATTCACCAGCTCTATCAATCAGATGTACCTTACTATTGGGATTGTGACTG GACTGGGTTATTGTTTGACATTTCTACCAACCGTCACAATCTTGTCCCAGTACTTCAGCAGGCGTCGTTCTGTGGTCACAGCCATGGCATCCACTGGAGAGTCATTTGCTATATTTGCTTTTGCTCCAG CATTCACAGCTCTTAAGAACTACATCGGCTGGAGGTACACATTTGTGGTGATTGGGACGTTACAGGGCATCACTATCATCTGTGGAGCTTTACTTCATCCCATAGTTATCAAACCAACATCTCAGACAGAAACTGAGCAGAAGATCACCTATACCCTCCCTGGAGAACAAGTGCAAGGTTTTGGGAGCTCTGGAGATTCAGTTGTACAGTCGCTTGAGCAAGAACAGGGCCTCAAATCTGGGATTGAACTGGAAGAAGTGGAACCAGTACAGGTTAATCCAAAACAACAGGACAATACAAGTAAAAATAGGCTCTTGGATTTGACAGTGCTAAAAGAAGGCGGTTTTTTGTGTTATTCAGCCTTTGGGCTCTTTGCAACATTGGGCTTTTTTGCGCCACAGCTGTATGTGGTGGAGCTGAGTGCCAGTTTGGGAACTGAGAGGGACAAGGCTGCCTATATGCTGTCAACAATGGCCATCTCAGAGATCTTTGGACGTCTTTCTATCGGATGGGTCATGAATTGTGGATGCATCAGGAAGATCTTTGTTCTTCTCATATGTGTGTCACTGATGTGTCTGGTGCTGGTGTTGTTCACCATAGTAAATGGCTTCTGGGGACTGGTGGTGTGCTGTGTGCTTTATGGCTTCTTACTCGGAAATATCGCTTCCACACACATCCCAATGCTGGCAGAGGATGACGTTGTAGGAATCCAGAGGATGCCCTTAGCTGTTGGTGTCTACGTCTGCATTCAGAGCTTTGCAGGACTGGCTGGTCCACCATTAGGAG GCGTCCTTGTGGATATTACACAAAACTACAGTGCTGCATTCTACTCCTGCGCTGCAGGAATGGGATTAGGTGCCATTTTCCTTGGGCTTGTACGTCCAGCCAAGACAGGTCATCTTTGCAGAAGGAGGAAAAATGGAGAGAATAACTCTGCGGTGGAGCAAGTGTCTAAATCAAGCCAGAGGAATTGCTAG
- the slc16a6a gene encoding solute carrier family 16 member 6a isoform X4, protein MAQWIFRLRSCFGSKVYSEVPDGGVPLRPCWGWIVAVAFFLVEVFTYGVIKSFGIFLKDLMSDFNETNSRVSWIISICVFVMTFTAPLSTVLSNRFGFQPVVMFGGFLISLGTISTAFTSSINQMYLTIGIVTGLGYCLTFLPTVTILSQYFSRRRSVVTAMASTGESFAIFAFAPAFTALKNYIGWRYTFVVIGTLQGITIICGALLHPIVIKPTSQTETEQKITYTLPGEQVQGFGSSGDSVVQSLEQEQGLKSGIELEEVEPVQVNPKQQDNTSKNRLLDLTVLKEGGFLCYSAFGLFATLGFFAPQLYVVELSASLGTERDKAAYMLSTMAISEIFGRLSIGWVMNCGCIRKIFVLLICVSLMCLVLVLFTIVNGFWGLVVCCVLYGFLLGNIASTHIPMLAEDDVVGIQRMPLAVGVYVCIQSFAGLAGPPLGGVLVDITQNYSAAFYSCAAGMGLGAIFLGLVRPAKTGHLCRRRKNGENNSAVEQVSKSSQRNC, encoded by the exons ATGGCACAGTGGATTTTCCGACTGAGAAGTTGCTTTGGCTCTAAAGTTTATTCCGAGGTCCCAGATGGTG gtgtcccactccggccctgttggGGTTGGATTGTGGCTGTGGCGTTTTTCCTGGTGGAGGTGTTCACTTATGGGGTTATCAAAAGTTTTGGAATCTTCCTTAAGGACCTAATGAGTGACTTTAATGAAACAAACAGCCGAGTATCATGGATCATTTCAATATGTGTCTTTGTTATGACTTTCACAG CTCCTCTATCAACCGTGCTGAGTAATCGATTTGGCTTCCAGCCTGTTGTGATGTTTGGAGGGTTTCTCATATCTCTGGGCACAATCTCAACAGCATTCACCAGCTCTATCAATCAGATGTACCTTACTATTGGGATTGTGACTG GACTGGGTTATTGTTTGACATTTCTACCAACCGTCACAATCTTGTCCCAGTACTTCAGCAGGCGTCGTTCTGTGGTCACAGCCATGGCATCCACTGGAGAGTCATTTGCTATATTTGCTTTTGCTCCAG CATTCACAGCTCTTAAGAACTACATCGGCTGGAGGTACACATTTGTGGTGATTGGGACGTTACAGGGCATCACTATCATCTGTGGAGCTTTACTTCATCCCATAGTTATCAAACCAACATCTCAGACAGAAACTGAGCAGAAGATCACCTATACCCTCCCTGGAGAACAAGTGCAAGGTTTTGGGAGCTCTGGAGATTCAGTTGTACAGTCGCTTGAGCAAGAACAGGGCCTCAAATCTGGGATTGAACTGGAAGAAGTGGAACCAGTACAGGTTAATCCAAAACAACAGGACAATACAAGTAAAAATAGGCTCTTGGATTTGACAGTGCTAAAAGAAGGCGGTTTTTTGTGTTATTCAGCCTTTGGGCTCTTTGCAACATTGGGCTTTTTTGCGCCACAGCTGTATGTGGTGGAGCTGAGTGCCAGTTTGGGAACTGAGAGGGACAAGGCTGCCTATATGCTGTCAACAATGGCCATCTCAGAGATCTTTGGACGTCTTTCTATCGGATGGGTCATGAATTGTGGATGCATCAGGAAGATCTTTGTTCTTCTCATATGTGTGTCACTGATGTGTCTGGTGCTGGTGTTGTTCACCATAGTAAATGGCTTCTGGGGACTGGTGGTGTGCTGTGTGCTTTATGGCTTCTTACTCGGAAATATCGCTTCCACACACATCCCAATGCTGGCAGAGGATGACGTTGTAGGAATCCAGAGGATGCCCTTAGCTGTTGGTGTCTACGTCTGCATTCAGAGCTTTGCAGGACTGGCTGGTCCACCATTAGGAG GCGTCCTTGTGGATATTACACAAAACTACAGTGCTGCATTCTACTCCTGCGCTGCAGGAATGGGATTAGGTGCCATTTTCCTTGGGCTTGTACGTCCAGCCAAGACAGGTCATCTTTGCAGAAGGAGGAAAAATGGAGAGAATAACTCTGCGGTGGAGCAAGTGTCTAAATCAAGCCAGAGGAATTGCTAG
- the gna13a gene encoding guanine nucleotide-binding protein subunit alpha-13a, with amino-acid sequence MADFLPSRTAIVCIPNCLLSSGEIDQIRKSKEIDKSLSREKTYVKKLVKILLLGAGESGKSTFLKQMRIIHGQDFDQRAKEEFRATIYSNVIKGVRVLVDAREKLHIPWGNPENQAHGETVMAFDTRSSLMAKGMMETKVFLNFLPAIRALWQDSGIQNAYDRRREFQLGESVKYFLDNVDKLGQLDYLPSQKDILLARKPTKGIHEYEFEIKNVPFKMVDVGGQRSERKRWFECFDSVTSILFLVSSSEYDQVLMEDRQTNRLTESLNIFETIVNNRVFANVSIILFLNKTDLLEDKVKTVNIKDYFSEFTGEPHNLQDVQKFLVECFRNKRREQQQKPLYHHFTTAINTENIRLVFRDVKDTILHDNLKQLMLQ; translated from the exons ATGGCGGATTTCCTGCCCTCCCGGACTGCTATAGTTTGTATTCCCAATTGTCTTCTCTCCAGCGGCGAAATAGATCAAATTAGAAAGTCTAAGGAGATCGACAAAAGCCTGTCTCGAGAGAAGACCTATGTGAAGAAACTAGTGAAGATCTTGCTGTTAGGAGCGGGCGAAAGTGGCAAGTCAACTTTCCTCAAACAAATGCGCATAATTCATGGGCAGGACTTCGATCAGCGGGCCAAAGAAGAGTTCCGGGCTACAATCTACAGCAATGTTATCAAAG GTGTCCGGGTGCTGGTGGATGCCCGGGAGAAATTGCACATCCCTTGGGGAAACCCTGAGAATCAGGCTcatggagagacagtgatggcCTTTGACACTCGCTCATCCCTGATGGCCAAAGGCATGATGGAAACGAAAGTCTTTTTAAACTTCCTTCCTGCCATCCGTGCCTTATGGCAAGACAGCGGTATTCAGAATGCATATGACAGACGAAGAGAGTTTCAGCTG gggGAATCTGTGAAATATTTCTTGGACAATGTGGATAAACTTGGACAATTG GACTACTTGCCCAGCCAAAAGGATATACTTCTGGCTCGAAAACCCACCAAAGGTATCCACGAGTACGAATTTGAGATCAAGAATGTGCCTTTTAAGATGGTGGATGTGGGCGGACAGCGGTCAGAGCGCAAGCGATGGTTCGAGTGCTTCGACTCTGTGACCTCCATCCTCTTCCTAGTGTCATCCAGCGAGTACGATCAGGTGCTAATGGAAGACCGTCAAACCAACAGGCTCACGGAGTCGCTCAATATCTTCGAGACAATCGTCAACAACCGCGTCTTCGCCAACGTCTCCATTATTCTCTTCCTCAATAAGACAGACTTGCTGGAAGACAAAGTTAAAACTGTGAACATCAAGGACTACTTCTCCGAGTTCACAGGGGAACCTCACAACCTGCAGGACGTGCAGAAGTTCCTGGTGGAGTGCTTCCGAAACAAACGCCGGGAACAGCAGCAGAAGCCTTTGTACCATCACTTCACCACCGCCATTAACACGGAGAACATTCGACTCGTCTTCCGCGACGTCAAAGACACCATCTTGCACGACAACCTTAAACAGCTTATGTTACAATGA